AATCAAACGCCAGTCACCCGACCGGCGTTTTTTTGTTTATTTATTATCAAAATTATGTTTTTAAAATTAAAAAATATTGGCAACGTAAGACTGTTCACCCTGTTTTACACTTTCTACAACTTCAGACTCTACTCAGTGCTGGCGGTAATTTACTTTTACCAAATTACTCGCTCATATGCACTGGCTTTGAGCTTATTTTCAGTAGCTCAAATCAGTCAGGGATTGTTTGAAATACCTTTTGGGTATTACTCTGATAAATATGGTCGAAGTAACTGTCTTAGAGCAGGTGCGATCGCGAGCTTGATGGCGGTGATTTGTTATTCTATCGGGGGTAATTATTGGATATTACTAGTCGGATCGATAGTAGATGGAATTAGTTTTGCGGCATCTAGTGGCAATAATGATGCACTACTGTATGAGACCCTCCAAGAAGAAGGAAAATCGGACCACTATCACCATGAATTTGGAAAAATGAATTCGTGGCTGGAGCTATCGGGATTTGTAGGAGTATTTGTGGGGAGCCTAGTAGCGACGAGGTCACTTAATTGGCTGTTTGTGATTTCGATATTTCCACGAGTAGTGGCAATGATAATTAGTTTTGGATTTTGTGATCCGAGAATAGTTAAAGACTCTACCAAAAGTGTGACGCACCACTTTCGTGACTCATGGCAAATGTATAAAAATAATTTGAAGGTAAGGCTACTAAGCATTACGGAAGTTATTGGATATATTGGTGGAGTGACGTGGAATTTTCAGTCGGTGTTTTATAACTTGTTTTTGCCGACATGGGCGACAGGAATGGTGATGTCGGTCAACTTTTTTACTAGTTTTGTCAGCTTCCGAATTAGTGGAAGGTTGATCCAAAAATATGAGGCGATGAAGGTATTATTCTACACTGAGATTTATAGTCGAATTATTACTTTAACGGCATTTATTTTTCCAACAGTGGCTTCGCCTTTTATGATTGCGATCGCATCATCAACGTATGGTCCGAGTGTGGTGGCCAAAAGCACAATACTACAAAATGAATTTACAAACGAACAGCGAGCGACAATGACTTCGATTAATTCGTTTGTGGGTAATGTGTTGTACTCAATAACTGCAGTCATAGTGGGCATGGCAGCAGATAGATTTGGGGTAGCCAGATCACTACTGGTGGTGCAACTAATGATGGTGTCGATATCAGTGATTTATTACAAATTATTTAGAAAACTAAGATAACAGTCTGACAGGATATAATTCGCTATATGGCACATACAACTAGAGAAGATTTGTTGGAGAAATTAAGACTTGCTGGTGAACAAACTGATGGCGAATTGGCAATTCAAGAAAGCACTGAGGAAATAATGGTAATTCAAAGAAAAGCGATTAACTTATTTGTACCGGATGGAGAACCTACCGACTATTCCCCACTAATTACCCCAGAAATGGCTAGCCAAATGGAAGTAATTGGGAGAGAAATAGTTACCGGAGATAGATATAAACATACAAAGTCAGGGGGAGAATATGAGATTGTTGGTGTAGGACTAAATGTAGTTTCAGGTGAACCGACAGTAGCATATAGAGAACTTAGCCATACACCGGCTATAACTTGGCTAAGAACACACTCTGGTGAAGATGGATGGATTGTGCCAACTGAAGTTAGTGGGTTGCCAGCGCCAAGATTTACGAAAGTATAAGCTAGACACCAATCAAACTAAAAAATATGTGTGCTTACACACCCTGGAAATGAAAGGATAGGGACTTTATTGGAAAAGAAAATCACTTGATAAAAAAGTGAGTATAATATTTTGTTTATGGATATTTTATTTCAGTAGGTGCGAGGAGGATTAATATTGAATATACTTATTGGTTGAGTATCTCTAACCTGTATTTAGGTTAGATTTAATACTAATGTTTTTTATTGGATTATTTAAGTGTAACATTTCGATTTTTTAGAAGATAGTAATTGAATGTTTTTATATTAGCCTATATTTTAGTATGATGGCTGTGAAATACGCTGAAAGACCAGGGGGAATGAGTCAGGTTTCCAGCGCTGAGGCCACCAGAAAAATCACCAGTTACATGACCCTAGGTCGAGAAGTGTCAAGTCTACTTAGACCTGACGTACCGGAGAGTAGTGTCCATGTCACCACCCGAAATGGGGCAATGAGAATATTGGTCATATCTGATGTTCACTTGGGCGATAAAGCATCGGACCCGTTGGCTGTAAAAAACATCCTGAAAGAGGCAATGGAACCAGATACTTACGTGATTTTGGCTGGTGACCTTGTTCAGGGGATGACAGAAAAGTATCCGAATGTTGGGCCAAACTTACTACTAAATTTTCAGGAGCAAATAAATGCAATTAGATTGACATTAATCGGACCTTTGGTGAAAAGCGGAAAGGTACTAGCGGCAGTATCGAGATTTGGGAGCCATGATGACTGGCCATCGGCTACGTCGCTAAATATACCAGCAATGATGATGGAAGGAATGACTGATAAGGATGGTAAATCCCCTCCACTTATATGGAATGGGGGTTTGCTAAATATAAAAATAGATGATGTCGAGACTGACTTTCCGGTGAAACTGTTTCACACCGCTTCAGGATCGGGTTCGACTATAAACCCAGTTAAGCCGTTACGTATTAGTTTTATAAATTCAAAAATTCCTGATGACCAAACAACACCAATGGGAGCATTGGCTGGCCATCGACATAGCCAAGCTGGGGTATCGAGCGAGAGAGTAAAAATAGGCAAAAAACATGAAGTCCAACTAGTGTTACTTCAAAACGGAACATACCAGGGAACAGATAAAAATCATCCTGATTTTCAATTTATAAAACGAGGAGGGGTATCACCTCAACCTGCGGGAGCGGCAATGGTTATTAGAACTTCAGGTGATCAGTTAAGAGTGGTTCCGACTTATGGCGATGAGCGGTCTAGCTTACTTCAAAGAGCTTATGAGACTTTGAACAAATGTGAACAAAAAGGAATTACTGAAGAGATGTTGACGGTAATTAATAATGAAGATGGTGGG
The genomic region above belongs to Patescibacteria group bacterium and contains:
- a CDS encoding MFS transporter, producing the protein MFLKLKNIGNVRLFTLFYTFYNFRLYSVLAVIYFYQITRSYALALSLFSVAQISQGLFEIPFGYYSDKYGRSNCLRAGAIASLMAVICYSIGGNYWILLVGSIVDGISFAASSGNNDALLYETLQEEGKSDHYHHEFGKMNSWLELSGFVGVFVGSLVATRSLNWLFVISIFPRVVAMIISFGFCDPRIVKDSTKSVTHHFRDSWQMYKNNLKVRLLSITEVIGYIGGVTWNFQSVFYNLFLPTWATGMVMSVNFFTSFVSFRISGRLIQKYEAMKVLFYTEIYSRIITLTAFIFPTVASPFMIAIASSTYGPSVVAKSTILQNEFTNEQRATMTSINSFVGNVLYSITAVIVGMAADRFGVARSLLVVQLMMVSISVIYYKLFRKLR
- a CDS encoding metallophosphoesterase codes for the protein MMAVKYAERPGGMSQVSSAEATRKITSYMTLGREVSSLLRPDVPESSVHVTTRNGAMRILVISDVHLGDKASDPLAVKNILKEAMEPDTYVILAGDLVQGMTEKYPNVGPNLLLNFQEQINAIRLTLIGPLVKSGKVLAAVSRFGSHDDWPSATSLNIPAMMMEGMTDKDGKSPPLIWNGGLLNIKIDDVETDFPVKLFHTASGSGSTINPVKPLRISFINSKIPDDQTTPMGALAGHRHSQAGVSSERVKIGKKHEVQLVLLQNGTYQGTDKNHPDFQFIKRGGVSPQPAGAAMVIRTSGDQLRVVPTYGDERSSLLQRAYETLNKCEQKGITEEMLTVINNEDGGVDVTVDDEASVIALRSHGTADYISPLYSHLEVRMNHGRLNLPTAVITLAHAYIGSSQSETDAIQEVVSAVARSPRATLLVINEMLDPKVPRQPDRLDNLEKLAQLIGQVPEKRRVGTMLDSILRHDSWNKPISMGKDEDPLPPVVTGDYLYTHPLAGGTPLFEGGASIVFQLKEKRFRWLVADGTGNFGSRIDPYLALAQMDRESMVNNDVVTGGNSFIPGALTTPDKVLLAPGWFAPAVNRRSGGKNSMMRVPRGGQGVIHLENGMTFAGGSLRETFDIFTAITLSQGL